From one Dermacentor andersoni chromosome 1, qqDerAnde1_hic_scaffold, whole genome shotgun sequence genomic stretch:
- the LOC126544130 gene encoding peptide methionine sulfoxide reductase-like isoform X2: MGSGSGAIQPSTRPLYEPDVPFEKATFGMGCFWKSESLYGCVKGVLRTTAGFAGGTTRDPTYRSLSPQEDEADGSDYTEVVRIEFDPRETSFKELLKLFWPNHDPTREHISREYMSVIFYHSDAQENEAKRSLEEIRKNYRAPVVTKILKLEQYHLAELHHQKYRLQRQTALYKSLIQSGMKDVSRSHVATRLNGYVAGFGTVAAFDAECNQLGLSADQANAVRALIRKGRAR; the protein is encoded by the exons ATGGGGAGCGGCTCAGGGGCA ATTCAGCCATCCACAAGACCCCTGTACGAGCCAGACGTGCCCTTCGAAAAGGCCACTTTCGGCATGGGTTGCTTCTGGAAATCCGAGTCCTTGTACGGTTGCGTCAAGGGAGTGCTGCGGACCACCGCTGGCTTCGCCGGAGGCACCACGAGGGATCCCACCTATCGCTCGCT GAGTCCACAGGAAGATGAGGCCGACGG GTCCGACTACACCGAAGTGGTGCGCATTGAGTTCGATCCCAGGGAGACGAGCTTCAAGGAGCTGCTCAAGCTCTTCTGGCCGAACCACGATCCGACCCGCGAACACATCAGCAGGGAGTACATGTCCGTCATCTTCTACCATAGCGACGCCCAGGAGAACGAGGCAAAGCGGTCGCTGGAGGAGATCCGAAAGAACTACCGCGCACCCGTAGTCACCAAGATCCTCAAACTGGAACAGTACCACCTGGCTGAACT GCACCACCAGAAGTACCGGCTGCAGCGGCAAACCGCACTGTACAAGAGCCTAATCCAGTCCGGCATGAAGGACGTGAGCCGGAGCCACGTGGCGACGCGACTCAACGGCTACGTGGCCGGCTTTGGCACCGTGGCCGCTTTCGACGCTGAATGCAACCAGCTGGGCCTCTCCGCCGACCAGGCCAACGCCGTTCGTGCTCTGATCCGCAAGGGCAGAGCTCGCTGA
- the LOC126544130 gene encoding peptide methionine sulfoxide reductase-like isoform X3, producing MGCFWKSESLYGCVKGVLRTTAGFAGGTTRDPTYRSLSPQEDEADGSDYTEVVRIEFDPRETSFKELLKLFWPNHDPTREHISREYMSVIFYHSDAQENEAKRSLEEIRKNYRAPVVTKILKLEQYHLAELHHQKYRLQRQTALYKSLIQSGMKDVSRSHVATRLNGYVAGFGTVAAFDAECNQLGLSADQANAVRALIRKGRAR from the exons ATGGGTTGCTTCTGGAAATCCGAGTCCTTGTACGGTTGCGTCAAGGGAGTGCTGCGGACCACCGCTGGCTTCGCCGGAGGCACCACGAGGGATCCCACCTATCGCTCGCT GAGTCCACAGGAAGATGAGGCCGACGG GTCCGACTACACCGAAGTGGTGCGCATTGAGTTCGATCCCAGGGAGACGAGCTTCAAGGAGCTGCTCAAGCTCTTCTGGCCGAACCACGATCCGACCCGCGAACACATCAGCAGGGAGTACATGTCCGTCATCTTCTACCATAGCGACGCCCAGGAGAACGAGGCAAAGCGGTCGCTGGAGGAGATCCGAAAGAACTACCGCGCACCCGTAGTCACCAAGATCCTCAAACTGGAACAGTACCACCTGGCTGAACT GCACCACCAGAAGTACCGGCTGCAGCGGCAAACCGCACTGTACAAGAGCCTAATCCAGTCCGGCATGAAGGACGTGAGCCGGAGCCACGTGGCGACGCGACTCAACGGCTACGTGGCCGGCTTTGGCACCGTGGCCGCTTTCGACGCTGAATGCAACCAGCTGGGCCTCTCCGCCGACCAGGCCAACGCCGTTCGTGCTCTGATCCGCAAGGGCAGAGCTCGCTGA